One region of Eretmochelys imbricata isolate rEreImb1 chromosome 2, rEreImb1.hap1, whole genome shotgun sequence genomic DNA includes:
- the CRH gene encoding corticoliberin has translation MKLQLLVSTGILLVALLPRHECRALRGSPPAAASAPLPPDALPPPPSLPVLLRMGEEYFLRLGSLHRSPAASSFAPSSSSSSRLPAGARASNFFRAAGQPPPPPLPERSPEPAAGPGEGEAESLPREAMARGKRSEEPPISLDLTFHLLREVLEMARAEQLAQQAHSNRKLMEIIGK, from the coding sequence ATGAAGCTCCAGCTGTTGGTCTCCACAGGGATCCTGCTGGTTGCTCTCCTGCCCCGCCATGAGTGCAGAGCCCTCCGCGGGagcccccccgccgccgccagCGCGCCGCTGCCGCCGGATGCCCTCCCGCCGCCGCCGAGCCTGCCCGTGCTGCTCCGCATGGGAGAAGAGTATTTCCTGCGGCTGGGCAGCCTCCACCGGAGCCCCGCCGCCTCCTCCTtcgcccccagcagcagcagcagcagccgcctccCGGCGGGCGCCCGGGCCAGCAACTTTTTCCGAGCCGCGGGGcagcccccgccgccgccgctccccgAGCGCTCGCCCGAGCCTGCGGcgggccccggggagggggaagccgAGAGCCTGCCCCGGGAGGCGATGGCGAGGGGGAAGCGATCCGAGGAGCCCCCGATCTCCCTGGATCTGACTTTCCACCTCCTCCGAGAAGTCTTGGAAATGGCCAGAGCCGAACAGTTAGCCCAGCAGGCTCACAGCAACAGGAAACTGATGGAGATCATCGGGAAATGA